From Natranaeroarchaeum aerophilus, one genomic window encodes:
- a CDS encoding glycosyltransferase family 2 protein produces the protein MYREHSIGVVVPAYNEEGFVGEVIDTLPEYVDRVYAVDDCSTDGTWAEIQAHADRRNANTEQALADGGVQFDRHVVPIQHEVNRGVGGAIKTGYQRARDDEVDITTVVGGDGQMDPDLLDRLLDPIVEERAEYVKGNRLLHPEHREEMPTFRLVGNAILSFLTKIASGYWSIGDPQNGYTAISLHALETVAIDDMYEYYGYCNDLLVKLNAADLRVTDVPVPSRYADEESHISYPEYIPRVSLMLLSNFLWRLRVKYLTRDFHPLVLLYGIGAAASFVGIFRGLRNVVGVVRRREHDRESSLPVVLLGTLMLVLAMIFDMVENEELEEREVD, from the coding sequence ATGTACCGAGAGCATAGTATCGGCGTCGTCGTCCCGGCGTACAACGAGGAAGGCTTCGTCGGCGAGGTCATCGATACACTCCCCGAGTACGTCGATCGGGTGTACGCCGTCGACGACTGCTCAACGGACGGAACGTGGGCAGAGATACAGGCACACGCGGACCGACGCAACGCAAACACGGAGCAGGCGCTCGCGGACGGCGGTGTCCAGTTCGACCGACACGTCGTTCCGATCCAGCACGAGGTGAATCGGGGCGTCGGCGGCGCGATCAAAACCGGCTACCAGCGTGCGAGAGATGACGAGGTCGACATCACGACGGTCGTCGGCGGCGACGGCCAGATGGATCCCGACCTGCTGGATCGCCTGCTCGACCCGATCGTCGAGGAGCGTGCCGAATATGTCAAGGGCAACCGGTTGCTACATCCCGAACACCGCGAGGAAATGCCGACGTTCCGGCTCGTCGGCAACGCCATCCTCTCCTTCCTCACAAAGATCGCAAGCGGCTACTGGAGCATTGGCGATCCACAGAACGGCTACACCGCCATCTCGCTCCACGCGCTGGAGACCGTCGCAATCGACGATATGTACGAATACTACGGCTACTGCAACGACCTGCTCGTCAAGCTCAACGCCGCCGATCTCAGAGTCACCGACGTCCCGGTACCAAGCCGATACGCCGACGAGGAGAGCCACATCTCCTACCCCGAGTATATCCCGAGAGTCTCGCTCATGTTGCTCTCGAATTTCCTGTGGCGCTTGCGTGTAAAGTACCTGACACGAGACTTCCACCCGCTTGTCCTCCTCTACGGGATCGGTGCGGCGGCGAGCTTCGTGGGAATTTTCAGGGGGCTTCGGAACGTGGTCGGGGTGGTTCGTCGTCGCGAGCACGACCGCGAGAGTTCGCTCCCAGTCGTGTTGCTTGGCACGCTGATGCTCGTCCTCGCAATGATCTTCGACATGGTAGAAAACGAAGAGCTAGAAGAGCGGGAGGTCGACTGA